The following coding sequences are from one Triticum dicoccoides isolate Atlit2015 ecotype Zavitan chromosome 4A, WEW_v2.0, whole genome shotgun sequence window:
- the LOC119284642 gene encoding probable prolyl 4-hydroxylase 6, which produces MAPLFQRVLLAVLLLASTASSSFATVGRGGGRGRFDPTRAVHVSWRPRAFLYKGFLSEAECDHLIALAEEGGLQKSMVVDRLTGKSVMSQVRTSSGTFLPKKQDQVVARIEERIAAWTMLPQENGESIQVLRYESGQKYEPHVDFIRHTAKGYHSRGGHRVATVLMYLSDVKMGGETVFPNSDAESLQPKDDTWSECARSGYAVKPVKGDAVLFFSLHPNGTTDPDSLHGSCPVIDGEKWSATKWIHVRPFDSRPRVPSTAGCGDENDLCPRWAANGECAKNPRYMVGTPGNPGFCRKSCNAVDLEIVMAGH; this is translated from the exons ATGGCTCCCCTGTTCCAGCGCGTCCTCCTCGCCGTCCTGCTGCTCGCCagcacggcctcctcctccttcgccaccgtcggccgcggcggcggccgcgggCGCTTCGACCCCACCCGCGCCGTCCACGTCTCGTGGCGCCCCAG GGCGTTCCTGTACAAGGGGTTCCTGTCGGAGGCGGAGTGCGATCACCTCATCGCGCTG GCGGAGGAGGGTGGCCTGCAGAAGTCGATGGTGGTGGACCGGCTGACGGGGAAGAGCGTGATGAGCCAGGTGCGCACGAGCTCCGGAACGTTCCTCCCCAAGAAGCAG GACCAAGTTGTGGCGAGGATAGAGGAGAGGATCGCCGCCTGGACCATGCTGCCACAGG AGAACGGCGAGAGCATCCAGGTGCTCCGGTACGAGAGCGGCCAGAAGTACGAGCCGCACGTCGACTTCATCCGGCACACTGCCAAGGGATACCATTCCCGCGGGGGGCACCGCGTCGCCACCGTGCTCATGTACCTGTCCGACGTCAAGATGGGCGGCGAgaccgtcttccccaactccgac GCCGAGTCGTTGCAGCCCAAAGACGACACATGGTCAGAGTGTGCACGAAGTGGGTACGCAG TGAAACCTGTGAAGGGCGACGCGGTGCTCTTCTTCAGCCTGCACCCCAACGGGACGACGGACCCGGACAGCCTGCACGGGAGCTGCCCCGTGATCGACGGCGAGAAGTGGTCGGCGACCAAGTGGATCCACGTCCGACCCTTCGACAGCCGCCCTCGCGTGCCGTCCACCGCCGGATGCGGGGACGAGAACGATCTCTGCCCTCGGTGGGCTGCCAATGGCGAGTGCGCCAAGAACCCTCGCTACATGGTCGGAACCCCCGGTAACCCCGGCTTCTGCCGGAAGAGCTGCAACGCTGTAGATTTGGAAATTGTAATGGCAGGCCACTGA
- the LOC119284641 gene encoding glycerol-3-phosphate acyltransferase RAM2-like, with translation MVVASEEPFPAVHKCDASRRGDHTVVSDLDGTLLRSRSAFPYYALVAFETGGVPRLALLLLLAPLAGLLYHAVSEAAGVRVLVFAATAGARVADIESAARAVLPRFYADDVHPDAWRVFAACGRRWVVTATPRVMAEPFLRDHLGADAVAGTELATWRGRATGLVDSRRGVLVGERKAEALREMVRDGDAPEVGLGDRRSDYAFMSVCKEAYLVPREPVDAVGVDKLRKPVIFHDGRLVQRPTPLAALLAVVWYPIGFLLACVRVAAGSLVPMPWQYHVYRALGVRVVVRGAPPSRPKHAEGRTGALFACSHRTLLDPVFISVALGRPVSVVTYSLSRLSEFLSPIRTVRLTRDRATDAAAIRRLLAEGDLAVCPEGTTCREPFLLRFSSLFAELSDDIVPVATECRMSMFHGTTARGWKGMDPFYLFMNPRPEYTVTFLDRLPAEHTCGGGGRSSHEVANHVQRIIASALSFECTGFTRKDKYLALAGNDGIVRPRKGT, from the exons ATGGTGGTAGCCAGCGAGGAGCCGTTCCCGGCGGTGCACAAGTGCGACGCGTCGCGCCGCGGCGACCACACGGTGGTGTCGGACCTGGACGGCACGCTGCTCCGGTCGCGGAGCGCCTTCCCGTACTACGCGCTCGTCGCCTTCGAGACCGGCGGCGTGCCGCGCCTCGCGCTCCTCCTGCTCCTGGCGCCGCTCGCCGGGTTGCTGTACCACGCGGTGTCGGAGGCGGCCGGGGTGCGGGTGCTGGTGttcgcggccaccgctggcgcgCGCGTGGCGGACATCGAGTCCGCGGCGCGCGCCGTGCTGCCCAGGTTCTACGCGGACGACGTGCACCCGGACGCATGGCGCGTGTTCGCGGCGTGCGGGCGGAGGTGGGTGGTGACCGCCACGCCCAGGGTGATGGCGGAGCCGTTCCTGCGCGACCACCTCGGCGCCGACGCCGTCGCCGGCACGGAGCTCGCGACGTGGCGCGGGCGCGCCACGGGGCTGGTGGACTCGCGCCGGGGCGTGCTCGTCGGCGAGAGGAAGGCGGAGGCGCTGAGGGAGATGGTCCGCGACGGCGACGCGCCGGAGGTCGGGCTGGGCGACCGGAGGTCCGACTACGCCTTCATGAGCGTTTGCAAG GAGGCGTACCTCGTGCCGCGGGAGCCGGTGGACGCCGTGGGCGTGGACAAGCTGCGGAAGCCGGTGATCTTCCACGACGGCCGCCTCGTCCAGCGGCCGACCCCTCTCGCCGCGCTGCTCGCCGTGGTGTGGTACCCCATCGGCTTCCTGCTCGCGTGCGTCCGGGTCGCCGCGGGGTCGCTCGTCCCGATGCCGTGGCAGTACCACGTGTACCGGGCTCTGGGCGTGCGCGTCGTGGTGCGGGGCGCTCCCCCGTCGCGCCCGAAGCATGCCGAGGGCCGCACGGGCGCGCTCTTTGCCTGCTCCCACCGCACGCTCCTGGACCCGGTCTTCATCTCCGTGGCGCTCGGCCGCCCCGTGTCCGTCGTCACCTACTCGCTCTCCCGCCTCTCCGAGTTCCTCTCGCCGATTCGCACCGTCCGCCTCACCCGCGACCGCGCCACCGACGCCGCCGCCATCAGGCGCCTGCTCGCCGAGGGCGACCTGGCCGTCTGCCCCGAGGGGACCACGTGCCGGGAGCCCTTCCTGCTGCGCTTCTCGTCGCTCTTCGCGGAGCTCAGCGACGACATCGTGCCCGTGGCGACCGAGTGCCGGATGAGCATGTTCCACGGCACCACGGCCAGGGGCTGGAAGGGGATGGACCCCTTCTACCTCTTCATGAACCCGCGGCCGGAGTACACGGTGACGTTCCTCGACAGGCTGCCGGCGGAGCACACCTGCGGCGGCGGTGGGAGGtcgagccacgaggtggccaaccACGTGCAGAGGATCATCGCCTCGGCGCTCTCCTTCGAGTGCACCGGCTTCACCAGGAAGGACAAGTACCTGGCGCTCGCCGGCAACGACGGCATCGTCCGGCCGCGCAAGGGCACGTGA